Proteins encoded by one window of Vampirovibrionales bacterium:
- a CDS encoding tetratricopeptide repeat protein: MRFSLFCPSASRVCAWMLRVSLMLVMAAWINIAAPTAVYAQNVDAARLYNQALDRVGKGDTPGGISLFEQAAAADPNYADSFYNLGTLYFKQRQYAQATTAFQRTLQLNPGDQQARFSLALSYEQQSRFAEAAETLRQIPPNDSHYGTAQTKIPQLEAALKTWRPQTQASAQKPPAAKTPAKVGLERFAQGFFGPTGLAMGRDGSLFVANYSKNQIFRIAPDGAKSVFTQSDLLKGPVGLVYNSALNEFYVANYLGANIVRISADGRASVMVSGLKKPYYLLLDSPHNQLYVSEQDTNTVTRIRLGG, encoded by the coding sequence ATGCGCTTTTCGCTTTTCTGTCCGTCCGCCTCGCGCGTTTGCGCCTGGATGCTGCGCGTTTCCCTGATGCTGGTCATGGCCGCATGGATCAACATCGCCGCGCCCACCGCCGTATACGCTCAAAATGTCGATGCCGCTCGTCTGTATAATCAGGCGCTCGATCGTGTCGGGAAAGGCGACACGCCCGGCGGGATTTCGCTCTTTGAGCAAGCCGCCGCCGCCGATCCCAATTACGCGGATTCCTTCTATAACCTGGGCACGCTCTATTTTAAACAACGGCAATACGCCCAGGCCACGACCGCCTTTCAGCGTACCTTGCAACTGAATCCCGGCGATCAGCAGGCGCGGTTTTCGTTGGCGCTGAGTTATGAACAACAGTCGCGTTTTGCAGAAGCCGCCGAAACCCTGCGGCAAATCCCTCCGAACGATTCCCACTACGGCACGGCGCAAACGAAGATTCCGCAGTTAGAAGCCGCCTTGAAAACCTGGCGTCCCCAAACGCAGGCGTCTGCTCAGAAGCCGCCTGCCGCCAAAACGCCTGCCAAAGTGGGTCTTGAACGCTTTGCGCAAGGCTTCTTTGGGCCGACGGGTCTGGCAATGGGACGCGATGGCAGTCTGTTTGTCGCTAACTACTCCAAAAACCAGATCTTTCGCATCGCGCCCGACGGCGCCAAGAGCGTCTTTACCCAGAGCGATTTGCTCAAAGGTCCGGTGGGACTGGTTTACAATTCTGCGCTTAACGAATTTTACGTTGCCAATTATTTAGGCGCCAATATCGTGCGCATCAGCGCCGATGGGCGCGCCAGCGTGATGGTGTCAGGTCTTAAAAAACCTTACTATCTCTTGCTGGATTCGCCGCATAATCAGTTATACGTCTCCGAGCAGGATACCAACACGGTGACGCGTATCCGTCTGGGAGGATAG
- a CDS encoding transposase: MKTSRFTEEQVITALRTQESGQKTVEGVCRELGISQATFYKWKRSTET; the protein is encoded by the coding sequence ATGAAAACGAGCCGATTCACGGAAGAGCAGGTTATTACTGCATTACGGACACAGGAAAGCGGTCAGAAGACGGTCGAAGGTGTCTGTCGGGAGCTTGGCATCTCGCAAGCCACGTTCTACAAGTGGAAAAGAAGTACGGAAACTTGA
- the groL gene encoding chaperonin GroEL (60 kDa chaperone family; promotes refolding of misfolded polypeptides especially under stressful conditions; forms two stacked rings of heptamers to form a barrel-shaped 14mer; ends can be capped by GroES; misfolded proteins enter the barrel where they are refolded when GroES binds) — MAKKIAFDEEARRALETGIDAVADAVKVTLGPKGRNVVLEKKFGSPQIVNDGVTIAKEIELENHQQNAGAQLIREVASKTNDVAGDGTTTAAVLAQAMVREGLRNVVAGNNPMGIKRGMDKACAFVVEEIHKQSRKVEKKEEIAQVATISAGNDRSVGELIAEAMDKVGKDGVITVEESKSMGTQLKLVEGMQFDKGYISPYFVNDPERMEAALDDCFVLCVNKKINLVSDLVPILEQVAREGRGILLVAEDVEGEALATLVVNNMRKVLRAVAVKAPGFGDRRKAMLEDIAILTGGQLFTEETGTRLENLTIRELGRARRVTVTKDNTTIVVDEATRQDVEARVKLIKRQIEDSDSEYDKEKLQERLAKLSGGVAVIEVGAATETELKDKKLRLEDALNATRAAIEEGIVAGGGTTLLKIQPKLVEFLNTLKGEERVGGEILCKSLESPCCQIANNAGVHGDVIVEKVKEQGPTVGYDAYTNEYVDMFQAGIVDPAKVTRSALQNASSIAGLLLTTEALITDIPEEKAARPGMGGGMGDMDY, encoded by the coding sequence ATGGCAAAGAAAATCGCATTTGATGAAGAAGCGCGTCGCGCGCTCGAAACCGGCATCGACGCTGTCGCCGACGCCGTCAAGGTGACGCTGGGCCCCAAAGGCCGCAACGTCGTTCTGGAGAAAAAGTTCGGCTCGCCACAAATCGTCAATGACGGCGTGACCATCGCCAAGGAAATCGAACTGGAAAACCACCAGCAAAACGCTGGCGCCCAGTTGATTCGCGAAGTCGCCTCCAAAACCAACGACGTGGCCGGAGACGGCACCACCACCGCCGCCGTGCTGGCTCAGGCGATGGTGCGCGAAGGCTTGCGCAACGTGGTCGCGGGTAACAACCCGATGGGCATTAAGCGCGGTATGGACAAGGCCTGCGCCTTTGTCGTCGAAGAAATCCACAAACAATCGCGCAAAGTGGAAAAGAAAGAAGAAATCGCGCAAGTCGCCACGATTTCGGCGGGTAACGACCGCAGCGTGGGCGAACTGATTGCCGAAGCAATGGATAAAGTAGGCAAAGACGGCGTCATCACCGTTGAAGAGTCCAAGTCGATGGGCACCCAACTCAAACTGGTCGAAGGGATGCAGTTCGACAAAGGCTACATCAGCCCCTACTTCGTCAACGATCCTGAGCGCATGGAAGCCGCGCTGGACGACTGCTTCGTGCTGTGCGTCAACAAAAAAATCAATCTGGTCAGCGATTTGGTCCCGATTCTGGAGCAAGTGGCCCGCGAAGGTCGCGGCATCCTGCTGGTGGCTGAAGACGTCGAAGGCGAAGCGCTTGCGACGTTGGTCGTCAACAATATGCGCAAAGTCTTGCGCGCCGTCGCCGTCAAAGCCCCCGGGTTTGGCGATCGCCGCAAAGCGATGCTCGAAGACATCGCGATCCTCACCGGCGGTCAGCTCTTTACCGAAGAAACCGGTACGCGTCTGGAAAACCTCACCATTCGCGAACTGGGCCGCGCCCGCCGCGTGACGGTGACCAAAGACAACACGACGATTGTCGTCGACGAGGCCACGCGCCAGGACGTCGAAGCGCGCGTCAAATTAATTAAGCGCCAAATCGAGGACAGTGACAGCGAGTACGACAAAGAGAAGCTGCAAGAGCGTCTGGCGAAGCTCTCGGGCGGCGTTGCCGTGATTGAAGTTGGCGCGGCGACCGAAACCGAGCTGAAAGACAAAAAACTGCGCCTCGAAGACGCCCTGAACGCCACGCGCGCCGCCATCGAAGAAGGCATCGTGGCTGGCGGCGGCACGACGTTGCTCAAAATTCAGCCCAAGCTGGTTGAGTTCCTCAACACGCTGAAAGGCGAAGAGCGCGTCGGCGGCGAAATCCTGTGCAAGTCGCTGGAATCGCCCTGCTGCCAAATTGCTAACAACGCCGGCGTTCATGGCGACGTCATTGTCGAAAAAGTGAAGGAGCAAGGCCCCACGGTCGGCTACGACGCTTACACCAATGAATACGTTGACATGTTCCAGGCCGGGATCGTCGATCCGGCGAAAGTCACCCGCAGCGCCCTGCAGAATGCCTCCAGCATCGCCGGGCTGTTGTTGACGACCGAAGCGCTGATCACCGACATCCCCGAAGAAAAAGCCGCGCGTCCCGGCATGGGCGGCGGTATGGGCGACATGGACTACTAG
- a CDS encoding type III pantothenate kinase: MGPGDPPPASNADVTLAVDIGNTSASFGLFCGQSLLSAWHADHALSSGDDALLQTGERLRAALKQASASGARLKGVVYCSVSPTRQEALLSMILALTQPFCDTSSPLVSLGIVPGVTRVAVDIGAYAPEQLGPDRLVNLCAARALYPNRAALVADFGTAATFDLLDASGRFLGGAIAPGLRTFWDCLPPKTARLQPVSMQSAARAAGLSTRDCLQSGLAYGYRGLTRGIVDALRTEWPAIDFFRVATGGMALAYHELSDSADAPTFDVIDPHLTLRGLAAIAALSAF, translated from the coding sequence ATGGGTCCAGGCGACCCGCCTCCCGCATCGAATGCCGACGTAACGCTGGCAGTGGATATTGGCAATACGTCTGCGAGCTTTGGCTTGTTTTGCGGACAATCGCTGCTGAGCGCATGGCACGCGGATCATGCTTTGTCTTCGGGTGACGACGCCCTGTTGCAGACTGGCGAACGTCTGCGCGCGGCTTTAAAGCAAGCCTCCGCAAGTGGCGCGCGGCTTAAAGGCGTCGTTTATTGCAGCGTTTCGCCGACGCGTCAAGAAGCGCTGTTGTCGATGATTCTCGCGCTCACCCAGCCGTTTTGCGATACCTCGTCGCCTCTGGTCTCGCTGGGCATTGTTCCCGGCGTCACGCGCGTTGCGGTGGACATCGGCGCTTACGCTCCCGAGCAACTGGGCCCCGACCGGCTGGTGAATCTATGCGCCGCCCGCGCCCTTTATCCCAATCGCGCGGCGCTGGTGGCCGATTTTGGGACGGCCGCCACGTTTGATCTGCTTGACGCTTCAGGGCGCTTTCTCGGCGGGGCCATTGCCCCTGGTCTGAGAACTTTCTGGGATTGTCTGCCGCCTAAAACCGCGCGGCTTCAGCCCGTTTCCATGCAATCTGCGGCTCGCGCGGCGGGTTTGTCGACGCGAGATTGCCTGCAAAGCGGCTTGGCTTATGGTTACCGGGGTCTGACGCGCGGCATTGTGGATGCTCTAAGGACAGAATGGCCCGCCATTGATTTTTTTCGAGTCGCTACCGGCGGTATGGCCCTTGCTTATCACGAATTAAGCGACAGCGCCGACGCGCCGACATTCGATGTTATTGATCCGCATTTAACATTGCGCGGGCTGGCGGCAATTGCCGCCCTGAGCGCTTTTTAA
- a CDS encoding glycosyltransferase family 39 protein encodes MGDSRANGIRFAGHGWRRVLSVFMQPLTGVALLTLLAIVLRLIGIESRSLWGDELFTIAHAMGSVIRPETLAQLGHGMDPTAPQTAGDYISQYFTRRGEAMELAPTLRALMMNNHPPLYFWLIRLTVDAWGLTPLALRLPSLLASAGCVPLLFLLGRRLHSAPVGVIAAAMMALSGYQVFHAQDARPYALLTLIALAALGLLVKTLDEALDDASMRAFAPRQLLRWLGWTLLCVAGLYTHYFFAPFCVFMLLYGVIRAWRAPRTLLALMISVALAAACVYPWLSVLKAQAHWISQEGHFTGGRWDWIQAPEIIWRMLCEYIAPKSPWLRVALPILLIYGMGVMFYVRRSRWTISRLTLCCLVWIACIEGFMLAYDVTLNANLLSVRRYGMLAAPAFYLLIACVIVNIKTRERLIQPAILTGLLGWMLLNSLWITLTHGLTGGDYREAASYIVHHHAGGRETVLVNPSGPPVMGMAFYLPAPTPLLGLPARSMFTMADRQAVESRVKAAMAQSSRIWVVYSDSAPSAQLFIDRALTAQQFLPGDQQRFEGVQLSLYERFDPRATRRAP; translated from the coding sequence ATGGGCGATTCACGCGCAAATGGCATCCGTTTCGCCGGCCACGGCTGGCGACGCGTTCTGTCGGTCTTTATGCAGCCGTTGACGGGAGTTGCGCTTTTAACGCTGCTCGCCATTGTGCTGCGGCTCATCGGCATTGAATCGCGCAGTCTGTGGGGCGATGAACTGTTTACTATCGCGCATGCCATGGGCAGCGTCATCCGGCCCGAAACGCTGGCGCAGCTCGGTCATGGCATGGATCCGACCGCGCCCCAGACGGCGGGCGATTATATCAGCCAGTATTTTACGCGTCGCGGTGAGGCGATGGAGCTGGCGCCGACGCTGCGCGCGCTGATGATGAACAATCATCCGCCCCTGTATTTCTGGCTTATTCGCCTCACGGTTGACGCCTGGGGATTGACGCCGCTGGCGTTGAGGCTGCCGTCGCTGCTTGCGAGCGCCGGATGCGTCCCGCTCCTGTTTTTGCTGGGGCGTCGCCTGCATAGCGCGCCGGTGGGCGTGATTGCCGCAGCGATGATGGCGCTGTCCGGGTATCAGGTCTTTCATGCGCAGGATGCGCGCCCCTACGCCTTGTTGACGCTCATCGCGCTTGCGGCTCTTGGTTTACTGGTAAAGACGCTGGATGAGGCCCTTGACGACGCTTCTATGCGCGCGTTCGCCCCGCGGCAGCTATTGCGCTGGCTTGGGTGGACGCTTCTGTGTGTGGCGGGCCTGTATACCCATTATTTCTTCGCGCCGTTTTGCGTCTTTATGCTTCTATACGGCGTGATCCGCGCATGGCGCGCGCCCAGGACCCTGCTTGCGCTGATGATTTCTGTCGCGCTGGCGGCCGCGTGCGTTTATCCCTGGTTGTCGGTTCTCAAAGCGCAAGCGCACTGGATTTCTCAGGAAGGCCATTTTACGGGCGGGCGCTGGGACTGGATTCAAGCGCCGGAAATCATCTGGCGCATGTTGTGCGAGTATATTGCGCCTAAAAGCCCTTGGCTGCGCGTCGCGTTGCCCATTCTGCTGATCTATGGCATGGGCGTGATGTTCTACGTCCGGCGCAGTCGCTGGACAATTTCGCGCCTGACGTTGTGCTGCCTGGTCTGGATCGCCTGTATCGAAGGCTTTATGCTGGCGTATGACGTCACGCTGAACGCCAACCTGCTCAGCGTCCGCCGTTATGGGATGCTGGCCGCGCCCGCGTTTTATCTGCTGATTGCGTGCGTTATCGTCAACATCAAGACTCGCGAGCGATTGATTCAGCCTGCTATTCTGACCGGGCTCCTTGGCTGGATGCTCCTCAACAGTCTCTGGATTACGCTGACGCACGGCCTGACGGGCGGCGATTATCGGGAGGCGGCCTCGTATATTGTCCACCATCATGCCGGGGGAAGAGAAACCGTACTCGTAAATCCCAGCGGCCCGCCGGTGATGGGCATGGCGTTCTATCTGCCGGCTCCAACGCCGTTACTGGGCCTGCCGGCTCGCAGTATGTTTACGATGGCTGACCGTCAGGCCGTCGAAAGCCGCGTGAAAGCCGCCATGGCCCAGTCGAGCCGTATCTGGGTGGTGTACAGCGACAGCGCGCCCAGTGCGCAACTGTTTATTGATCGCGCGCTGACCGCTCAGCAGTTTCTGCCCGGCGATCAGCAGCGCTTTGAAGGCGTCCAGCTTTCGCTCTACGAACGTTTCGACCCACGCGCCACTCGCCGGGCCCCATGA
- a CDS encoding endonuclease/exonuclease/phosphatase family protein: protein MWMISPVALAGLVIKFLGRSIGGVIGFLMGMLMLALCALTLTGRFAPPQWPYDLANHFVAQMAACQALALLITLFRRPSTFLGWIIAALTLGCFALNLIRLAPYAPLPAYWQTPTPAARPVAPSSGPTLSILHLNAQGVRNQRMDLALAYIRERQPDIVALSEFPASWEKAFTDAPELKSWPYRLVGRAQIGVFSKRPLRQVRYDFLNAPTANQTWVQFETKIGSEPVTLVVTHLPIPAIPESFARERAILSRIAAQRERYRPAWLLVGDLNMTPWSCLFQAFLSQSGLRDSQERRGVQASWPVWPFLPAWATPILGVPIDHVLVSDRLAVVARSLTPPVGSDHLGVWVVARPISSPDKIQSTRMGSGVRPSAASRPVHAVNKGSKK, encoded by the coding sequence ATGTGGATGATTTCTCCCGTAGCGCTTGCCGGACTTGTCATCAAGTTTCTGGGCCGCTCGATTGGCGGCGTGATTGGTTTTTTGATGGGTATGCTGATGCTGGCGCTGTGCGCCCTCACGCTGACCGGACGATTTGCCCCGCCACAATGGCCGTACGATCTGGCGAATCACTTCGTTGCGCAAATGGCCGCATGTCAGGCCCTGGCGCTGCTGATAACGCTGTTTCGCCGCCCCTCCACGTTTCTGGGCTGGATCATCGCTGCGCTGACGCTCGGCTGTTTTGCGCTGAACCTGATTCGTCTGGCCCCTTACGCGCCGTTGCCAGCTTATTGGCAAACGCCTACCCCGGCCGCCCGTCCGGTAGCGCCTTCATCAGGCCCAACGCTGTCGATACTTCACCTCAATGCGCAAGGGGTGCGTAATCAGCGCATGGACCTCGCGCTGGCGTACATCCGCGAGCGTCAACCCGATATTGTGGCCTTGTCCGAATTCCCTGCCTCCTGGGAGAAGGCTTTTACAGACGCGCCAGAGCTGAAGTCCTGGCCATACCGCCTCGTAGGTCGCGCGCAAATCGGGGTCTTTAGCAAGCGGCCGTTGCGTCAGGTCCGCTATGACTTCTTGAACGCCCCAACGGCTAATCAGACATGGGTACAGTTTGAGACCAAAATCGGCTCTGAGCCCGTGACGCTGGTGGTCACACATCTCCCGATTCCAGCCATACCCGAATCGTTTGCGCGCGAGCGCGCCATTTTGAGCCGTATTGCCGCTCAGCGAGAGCGCTACCGTCCGGCGTGGCTGTTGGTGGGCGACTTGAATATGACGCCGTGGTCTTGCCTGTTTCAAGCCTTTTTATCGCAGTCCGGCCTGCGCGATTCCCAGGAAAGGCGGGGCGTTCAGGCGTCATGGCCTGTCTGGCCCTTTCTTCCGGCCTGGGCGACGCCGATCCTGGGCGTTCCTATCGATCACGTTCTGGTCAGCGATCGGCTGGCGGTAGTCGCCCGATCATTAACGCCGCCTGTCGGATCCGATCACTTGGGCGTTTGGGTCGTGGCGCGTCCCATTTCATCGCCGGACAAAATCCAGTCGACGCGAATGGGTTCCGGCGTCAGGCCTTCGGCTGCGAGCAGGCCTGTCCATGCTGTCAATAAAGGCTCGAAAAAGTGA
- the recG gene encoding ATP-dependent DNA helicase RecG — translation MSREEASLLTGELRQAIDYERRYQYVDVQGRRKPFSRFIQESLSRLEAHLRRLVDDGALFLALETLTQKFRQYAAMDLSQRMGVVERLEQFLALMAQTLAAPQRPAQRYANASPPEGDAAQTDPMSAPVQFLRGVGPRLAKLLAQVGVETIADLLYYFPRHYVDYQNRAAIHELTPGQDVTVIGAVVSANARMAKSGNVAILTLTVTDGTGRLTAAWFYAKTQRGALEQFKARFVKGADVMLSGRVKLDGYNRCFALEKPQAEILSYEDAGGEGDAPPPLNAGRIVPIYPLTQGLNLSFLRRAIHQALGEFSQAIIDPLPETIRSRYELVGLREALAQIHFPESLAQHQAARKRLVFDELFWLQCRLALLRAQYKRTARGLALARREGGYCDRLLAMLPFSLTGAQTRVFSEIQADLASPEPMYRLLQGDVGSGKTIVALLTLLIAVENGYQGALMAPTEILAEQHYRKFVEWLLPLGLRVGLLTGAATAPQRREVRQGLLNGQIHIAVGTHALIQRDVDFHALGVIVVDEQHRFGVRQRTLLKNKGEHPDMLTMTATPIPRTLAMTLHGDLDVSLLDELPPGRTPIVTSLLTRSKARQAYELIRHEVSKGRQAYIVFPLIEESEALEAKAAVSEAQRLQRDVFPDLRVGLMHGKMPSDEKDAVMAAFTGGQLDILVSTTVVEVGVDVPNATVMLIENADRFGLAQLHQLRGRVGRGQSASYCVLISDSRSDDSLQRLTLLCESQNGFEIAERDLALRGPGEFLGTRQSGLPDFALADLVQDHAILEMAREAAFELTASPEALNANARLKSLVFEKTDHAFAALGAG, via the coding sequence ATGTCTCGCGAAGAAGCGTCGCTCCTGACCGGCGAGCTCCGGCAAGCCATCGACTATGAGCGTCGCTATCAATACGTCGACGTTCAGGGCCGTCGCAAACCTTTTTCGCGCTTCATTCAGGAATCGCTCAGCCGTCTGGAAGCGCATCTGCGCCGATTAGTGGACGATGGGGCGCTGTTTCTGGCGCTGGAAACCCTGACACAGAAATTTCGCCAGTACGCAGCCATGGATTTGAGCCAGCGGATGGGAGTCGTCGAACGCCTGGAACAGTTTCTGGCGTTAATGGCGCAAACGCTGGCGGCCCCGCAGCGCCCGGCGCAACGTTACGCCAACGCAAGCCCGCCCGAAGGCGACGCCGCACAGACCGATCCGATGAGCGCGCCGGTTCAGTTTTTGCGCGGCGTGGGGCCGCGTCTGGCCAAGTTATTGGCGCAAGTGGGCGTTGAGACCATCGCCGATCTCCTCTATTATTTTCCGCGCCATTATGTGGACTATCAAAACCGGGCTGCGATCCACGAATTGACGCCGGGGCAGGACGTGACAGTCATCGGCGCGGTGGTGTCGGCAAATGCGCGCATGGCCAAAAGCGGAAACGTCGCCATTTTGACGCTGACCGTGACCGATGGCACGGGGCGCCTGACGGCCGCCTGGTTCTATGCCAAAACCCAGCGCGGGGCGCTGGAGCAGTTTAAGGCGCGCTTTGTAAAAGGCGCCGACGTCATGCTCTCGGGGCGCGTGAAATTAGACGGCTATAATCGCTGCTTTGCGCTGGAAAAGCCGCAAGCGGAAATTCTCAGTTATGAGGACGCAGGCGGCGAAGGCGACGCCCCGCCGCCCTTGAACGCCGGGCGTATTGTCCCGATTTACCCGCTGACGCAGGGCCTGAATCTGTCGTTTTTGCGTCGCGCCATTCATCAGGCGCTGGGCGAATTTTCGCAAGCGATTATCGATCCCTTGCCCGAGACAATTCGCAGTCGCTATGAGCTGGTCGGACTCCGCGAAGCCCTCGCACAGATTCATTTCCCGGAGTCGCTGGCGCAGCATCAGGCAGCTCGTAAACGGCTGGTGTTCGACGAGTTGTTTTGGCTTCAGTGCCGCTTAGCCTTACTGCGCGCACAATACAAGCGAACGGCGCGCGGTCTGGCGCTGGCCCGGCGCGAAGGCGGCTACTGCGATCGCCTGCTGGCGATGCTGCCCTTTTCGCTGACGGGCGCGCAAACGCGCGTGTTTTCGGAAATCCAGGCGGATCTCGCCAGTCCAGAGCCGATGTATCGCCTGCTGCAAGGGGACGTTGGCAGCGGTAAGACCATTGTCGCTTTGCTCACGCTGCTGATCGCCGTTGAAAATGGCTATCAGGGCGCGCTGATGGCCCCCACAGAGATTCTCGCCGAGCAGCATTACCGCAAATTTGTAGAATGGTTACTGCCGCTGGGTCTGCGCGTCGGCCTGCTGACCGGCGCAGCTACGGCGCCGCAGCGTCGCGAAGTGCGACAAGGCCTTCTGAATGGGCAGATTCATATCGCCGTCGGCACCCATGCGCTGATTCAGCGCGATGTGGATTTTCACGCGCTGGGAGTAATTGTGGTGGATGAACAGCACCGTTTTGGCGTGCGTCAACGCACCTTGCTGAAAAACAAGGGCGAGCATCCTGATATGCTGACGATGACGGCAACGCCGATTCCCCGCACGCTGGCGATGACGCTGCACGGGGATCTGGACGTCTCCCTGCTCGACGAATTGCCGCCGGGGCGCACGCCCATCGTGACCTCTCTGCTTACGCGCTCCAAGGCCCGTCAAGCGTATGAATTAATTCGACATGAAGTCTCAAAAGGCCGCCAGGCCTATATTGTCTTCCCCCTTATCGAGGAATCGGAGGCGCTGGAAGCCAAGGCCGCCGTCAGCGAGGCGCAACGACTTCAGCGAGACGTCTTCCCGGATCTGCGCGTGGGATTAATGCACGGCAAAATGCCCTCCGATGAGAAAGACGCCGTGATGGCGGCCTTCACCGGCGGCCAGCTGGACATTCTGGTCAGCACGACCGTGGTGGAGGTGGGCGTAGACGTCCCCAACGCAACCGTGATGCTGATCGAAAACGCGGATCGCTTTGGTCTGGCGCAGTTACATCAATTGCGCGGTCGCGTTGGGCGCGGACAAAGCGCGTCCTATTGCGTGCTCATCAGCGATTCGCGCTCCGACGACAGCCTGCAACGTTTGACGCTGCTATGCGAGTCGCAAAACGGCTTTGAGATTGCCGAGCGCGATCTTGCCCTGCGCGGACCGGGAGAATTCCTCGGCACGCGGCAAAGCGGCCTGCCGGATTTCGCGCTGGCGGATCTGGTCCAGGACCATGCCATTCTGGAAATGGCGCGCGAAGCCGCATTTGAATTGACAGCGTCTCCCGAGGCCCTGAACGCCAATGCGCGCCTTAAATCGCTGGTCTTTGAAAAAACCGATCACGCTTTCGCCGCCCTCGGCGCGGGCTAA
- a CDS encoding glycosyltransferase family 4 protein, which produces MRTALLARDAFSDDAPDAWIQLSFEPLPAHVAERVRRGQTRILARMNGCWCQRHSVLRGLPLPWLDARASRRRNDRKNARIRQNLAEAHGVIYQSEFSRRLTHAFVDAAAPQGVVIYNGVDLDAFSPEGPVDSAIADDFKDSFNLLMSHSFQPYHRLHDAMKILAALRRQQLDKPVHLHVLGGADERCFGWAREIAHQKGLLEGRDFTIWGKRPFDALAPMLRGCDAMLNLSYWDACPNVAIEAMACGLPIIGVDHGGLAELVGAGSQMAGVLVSERIPFTYLDHQNPSRMPQAPIAGYVEAIAAAIPMTAALSEVARARAETRFDIRRICAEYLAAAQALTQEDLVSCG; this is translated from the coding sequence TTGCGTACGGCGTTGCTGGCGCGCGACGCGTTTAGCGACGATGCGCCTGATGCGTGGATTCAATTGTCTTTTGAGCCCCTGCCCGCGCATGTCGCCGAGCGCGTACGGCGCGGACAAACCCGCATTCTGGCGCGGATGAACGGGTGTTGGTGTCAGCGTCATTCTGTTTTGCGCGGACTGCCCCTGCCGTGGCTGGATGCGCGCGCCTCGCGTCGCCGCAATGATCGTAAGAATGCCAGAATCCGCCAGAATCTGGCCGAGGCTCACGGCGTGATTTATCAGAGCGAATTTTCGCGCCGCTTGACGCATGCGTTTGTCGATGCCGCTGCGCCGCAGGGCGTTGTAATCTACAACGGCGTGGATCTCGATGCGTTTTCACCTGAAGGGCCTGTGGATTCGGCGATTGCCGATGATTTCAAGGACAGTTTCAATTTATTGATGTCGCATAGCTTTCAGCCGTATCACCGCTTGCACGATGCCATGAAAATTCTGGCCGCATTGCGTCGCCAACAATTAGACAAGCCGGTTCACCTCCATGTATTGGGCGGCGCAGATGAGCGCTGTTTTGGCTGGGCGCGAGAAATCGCGCATCAAAAAGGCTTGCTGGAAGGCCGCGATTTTACAATCTGGGGCAAGCGTCCATTCGACGCGCTCGCCCCAATGCTGCGCGGCTGTGATGCCATGCTCAATCTCTCTTATTGGGACGCCTGTCCCAATGTGGCCATTGAAGCCATGGCGTGCGGATTGCCCATTATCGGAGTCGACCATGGCGGGCTGGCCGAGTTGGTCGGCGCAGGCTCGCAAATGGCTGGCGTTTTGGTTTCAGAGCGAATCCCGTTTACCTATCTCGACCATCAGAATCCGTCGCGGATGCCGCAGGCGCCGATCGCGGGTTATGTCGAAGCGATTGCTGCGGCGATCCCGATGACGGCTGCCCTGTCCGAGGTTGCGCGCGCGAGGGCTGAAACGCGGTTTGATATTCGAAGAATCTGCGCCGAGTATCTGGCGGCAGCGCAGGCGTTGACCCAAGAGGACTTGGTTTCATGTGGATGA
- the groES gene encoding co-chaperone GroES has protein sequence MSQTQTQVRIKPLGDRVVLEVLEGNQQTPGGIYIPDSAKEKPTEGRIVAVGPGRVLDNGQREPMNVEVGQRVLFARYGGSEVKIDGQEYKILSEKDILGVIQE, from the coding sequence ATGTCACAAACGCAAACCCAAGTTCGCATCAAACCGCTCGGCGATCGCGTCGTGCTGGAAGTGCTGGAAGGCAATCAGCAGACCCCGGGCGGGATTTATATTCCTGATTCAGCGAAAGAAAAGCCGACCGAAGGCCGTATCGTCGCCGTCGGCCCGGGTCGCGTACTCGATAACGGTCAACGCGAGCCGATGAACGTAGAAGTAGGCCAGCGCGTGCTGTTCGCCCGCTACGGCGGCTCCGAAGTCAAAATCGACGGTCAGGAATACAAAATCCTGTCGGAGAAAGACATTCTGGGCGTTATTCAGGAGTAA